One Neisseria sicca genomic region harbors:
- the yhdJ gene encoding adenine-specific DNA-methyltransferase produces the protein MKIFENSMTKIYLADCLDALNDIQDNSVDLIFADPPYNIGKKFSQFKDSWKTEKEYIEWCYKWLSLCLNKLKDNGSLYVMASTQSMPYIDIWLRERMTILSRIIWHYDSSGVQAKKYYGSLYEPILFAVKNNKSYTFNSSDIEIEAKTGAKRKLIDYRKEIPTPYKTTKVPGNTWYFPRVRYRMEEYENHPSQKPEALLERIIRASTNEGDLVLDPFGGTFSTSAVAQKLNRKSISIEFQEEYLKIGLRRLGIATEYRGEKLCNTDKNFVRKNSKSMPKVGEFND, from the coding sequence ATGAAGATTTTTGAAAACTCAATGACAAAAATATATCTTGCTGATTGCCTCGATGCTCTTAACGATATTCAAGATAATTCTGTTGATCTTATATTCGCTGACCCACCTTATAATATTGGAAAAAAATTTAGTCAATTTAAAGATTCTTGGAAAACAGAAAAAGAGTATATCGAATGGTGTTATAAATGGCTTAGCTTATGCTTAAATAAACTTAAGGATAATGGCTCTTTATATGTGATGGCAAGTACGCAATCTATGCCATACATAGATATTTGGCTTAGAGAAAGAATGACTATTTTATCTAGAATTATTTGGCATTATGATAGTTCGGGTGTCCAAGCTAAAAAATATTATGGTTCTTTATATGAACCAATATTATTCGCAGTGAAGAATAACAAATCATATACATTTAATTCTTCAGATATCGAAATAGAAGCCAAAACAGGAGCAAAAAGAAAGCTTATAGATTACCGTAAAGAGATCCCTACGCCATATAAAACAACCAAAGTTCCAGGAAATACGTGGTATTTTCCAAGAGTTAGATACCGAATGGAAGAGTATGAGAATCACCCGAGTCAGAAACCTGAAGCACTTTTGGAAAGAATAATTAGGGCTAGCACAAATGAAGGAGATCTTGTCTTGGATCCTTTTGGTGGTACTTTTTCTACTAGTGCCGTTGCTCAAAAATTAAATAGAAAAAGTATTAGTATTGAATTTCAAGAAGAGTATTTAAAAATAGGACTAAGAAGACTTGGCATTGCGACAGAGTATCGTGGTGAAAAATTATGCAATACAGATAAAAATTTCGTACGGAAAAATAGTAAATCTATGCCAAAAGTTGGAGAATTTAATGATTAA
- the cas7c gene encoding type I-C CRISPR-associated protein Cas7/Csd2 has protein sequence MSAIQNRYEFVYFFDVTNGNPNGDPDAGNMPRLDPESSKGLVTDVCLKRKIRNFIEISAENQAGYEIYVKEKSVLNLQNKRAYEALGIESEAKKLPKDEAKARAITAWMCNNFFDIRSFGAVMTTEVNSGQVRGPVQLAFAQSIDPIVPLEVSITRMAVTNEKDLEKERTMGRKYIVPYALYRVHGFISANLAAKTGFSDDDLAKLWQALTLMFEHDRSAARGEMAARKLIVFKHDSAFGSQPAHKLFDAVKVERVNGESGTPASGFGDYNISVVSDGLNGVSVEELL, from the coding sequence ATGTCTGCTATTCAAAACCGCTATGAATTTGTTTACTTTTTTGATGTAACTAACGGCAACCCCAACGGCGATCCCGATGCAGGCAATATGCCGCGCCTTGATCCCGAATCCAGCAAAGGCTTGGTAACCGATGTCTGCCTGAAACGGAAAATCCGCAACTTCATCGAAATCAGCGCAGAAAACCAAGCAGGCTATGAAATCTACGTCAAAGAAAAAAGCGTGCTGAACCTGCAAAACAAACGCGCTTATGAAGCACTCGGTATTGAATCGGAAGCCAAAAAACTGCCCAAAGACGAAGCTAAAGCGCGTGCAATTACCGCTTGGATGTGCAATAACTTCTTTGATATTCGCAGCTTTGGTGCAGTTATGACGACCGAAGTCAACAGCGGGCAAGTGCGCGGCCCGGTACAACTGGCGTTTGCCCAATCCATCGACCCGATTGTGCCGCTGGAAGTTTCCATCACCCGCATGGCAGTCACCAACGAAAAAGACTTGGAAAAAGAACGCACTATGGGGCGCAAATACATCGTCCCTTACGCACTCTACCGCGTGCACGGTTTTATCTCCGCCAACCTTGCCGCCAAAACCGGTTTTTCAGACGACGACTTAGCCAAACTCTGGCAAGCCCTGACACTGATGTTTGAACACGACCGCTCCGCCGCCCGTGGCGAAATGGCGGCACGCAAACTGATTGTTTTCAAACACGACAGCGCATTCGGCAGCCAGCCTGCACATAAACTGTTTGACGCCGTGAAAGTCGAACGCGTAAACGGCGAATCAGGTACGCCCGCAAGCGGTTTTGGCGATTACAACATCAGCGTGGTTTCAGACGGCCTCAATGGCGTGAGTGTGGAAGAGTTGCTTTAA
- the cas4 gene encoding CRISPR-associated protein Cas4 has protein sequence MTALSTETQGENQDTRLIPLSALQHYAFCPRQCALIHNEQAWAENYLTAQGKALHERVDSGEPETRKGVRFERTVHVSAEKLGISGVLDLVEVETKTGRLKPVEYKRGKPKPDPMDEIQLCAQGLCLEEMTGQTVSEGALWYMQTRHRVPVVFSDDLRAQTLATIAAVRELLNSGQTPSPDYGKRCKACSLVEICQPELLGKRDRSVGYVEELFGEY, from the coding sequence ATGACCGCACTTTCAACCGAAACCCAAGGGGAAAATCAGGACACGCGCCTGATTCCCCTTTCCGCCCTGCAACACTACGCTTTCTGTCCGCGCCAATGTGCGTTGATTCACAACGAGCAGGCGTGGGCGGAGAACTATCTGACTGCACAGGGCAAAGCGCTGCATGAGAGGGTGGATTCTGGTGAGCCGGAAACGCGCAAGGGTGTGCGCTTTGAGCGGACGGTGCATGTATCGGCGGAGAAACTGGGCATCAGCGGCGTGTTGGATTTGGTGGAAGTGGAAACGAAGACCGGCCGTCTGAAACCCGTGGAATACAAACGCGGCAAGCCCAAACCCGACCCGATGGACGAAATCCAGCTTTGCGCCCAAGGTTTGTGTTTGGAAGAAATGACGGGGCAAACCGTCTCTGAGGGCGCGCTGTGGTATATGCAAACCCGCCACCGCGTCCCCGTCGTGTTTTCAGACGACCTGCGCGCTCAAACACTCGCCACCATCGCCGCCGTGCGCGAACTCCTAAACAGCGGCCAAACCCCATCGCCCGACTATGGCAAACGCTGTAAAGCCTGCTCGCTGGTGGAGATTTGCCAGCCTGAGTTGCTAGGGAAACGGGATAGAAGTGTGGGGTATGTAGAGGAGTTGTTTGGGGAATATTAA
- the cas1c gene encoding type I-C CRISPR-associated endonuclease Cas1c → MRKLQNTLYITTQGSYLHKERETLVVEQERKKVAQLPVHSIGHIFCFGNVLVSPFLLGFCGENNVNLAFFTENGRFLGRLQGRQSGNVLLRRAQYRVSEQNPVPIARNIIAAKIQAGKRVLQRQIRNYGENAAIQSAVDSLNISLRQLKGAAELDVVRGIEGDAAARYFGVFGQLLSEKSGFIFDGRNRRPPRDGVNALLSFVYSILGKDISGALQGVGLDPQVGFLHADRPGRDSLAQDILEEFRAWWADRLVLSLINRGQIKPQDFVTEASGAVSLKADARKLLFQALQAKKQEKIVHPFLGEEVEIGLLPYIQAMLLARHLRGDLAEYPPFLMR, encoded by the coding sequence ATGCGCAAACTGCAAAACACGCTCTACATCACCACCCAAGGCAGCTATCTGCATAAGGAGCGGGAGACGCTGGTGGTGGAGCAGGAGCGTAAGAAAGTGGCGCAGTTGCCGGTGCATTCCATCGGGCATATTTTCTGTTTTGGGAATGTGCTGGTGTCACCGTTTTTGCTAGGGTTTTGCGGTGAAAATAATGTGAATTTAGCGTTTTTTACCGAAAACGGACGTTTCTTAGGGCGGCTTCAGGGGCGGCAGAGCGGTAATGTGCTTTTGCGTCGGGCGCAGTATCGGGTGTCGGAGCAAAATCCCGTGCCGATTGCGCGCAATATCATCGCAGCGAAGATTCAGGCGGGTAAGCGGGTGCTTCAGCGGCAGATTCGCAATTACGGCGAGAATGCGGCGATTCAAAGTGCGGTCGATTCTTTGAACATTTCGCTGCGGCAGTTGAAGGGTGCGGCGGAGCTGGACGTGGTGCGCGGCATTGAAGGCGATGCCGCGGCACGTTATTTCGGCGTGTTCGGACAGCTTTTGAGCGAAAAAAGCGGCTTTATTTTTGACGGACGCAACCGCCGTCCGCCCAGAGACGGGGTGAACGCGCTGTTGTCGTTTGTTTACAGCATCTTGGGCAAGGACATCAGTGGCGCTCTGCAAGGCGTGGGACTGGACCCGCAGGTGGGCTTTCTGCATGCCGACCGACCGGGACGTGACAGTTTGGCGCAAGATATTTTGGAAGAATTCCGCGCGTGGTGGGCAGATAGGCTAGTGCTGTCGCTGATTAACCGAGGGCAAATCAAACCGCAGGATTTTGTTACCGAGGCAAGCGGCGCGGTAAGCCTGAAAGCCGATGCGCGTAAGCTCTTGTTCCAAGCCTTGCAGGCGAAAAAGCAGGAGAAAATCGTGCATCCGTTTTTGGGCGAGGAAGTGGAAATCGGCTTGCTGCCGTATATTCAGGCCATGCTGTTGGCGCGGCACTTGCGCGGGGATTTAGCGGAATATCCGCCGTTTTTGATGAGATAG